In the Candidatus Angelobacter sp. genome, one interval contains:
- a CDS encoding alpha-L-arabinofuranosidase — MYPTNFTGAIARACPGLLLACVAGAVLAQEDLIVYDDALENGWQSYGWATLNYTNTSTVHTGSDSVSVATANYSALYLHHDAFDTGLYTNLTFWIHGGPTGGQSLKVQALLNGQAGTAVNLPLLPANAWRFTTISLSSLGVANKPNMDGFWIQSTVNGAQPAFYVDDIKLTAIPPPVVVHLNVNSTQTVRVVDSRLFAVNAAVWDSSFDTPTTASWLTEMGNQALRFPGGSLSDEYHWQSNTTGTNTGMWATSFDRFAHIATNTGAQVFITVNYGTGTPQEATNWVRYANSAKKYQFKLWEIGNENYGTWETDSNSFPHDPFTYASRAKDYITQMKAADPTIHVGVVAVTGEDNYSNGYTNHAATNPRTGAEHNGWTPVMLTTLKSLGVTPDFVIYHKYAQNPGSESDAALLQSSRTWTSDAADLRQQLADYLGGAATNVELICTENNSVSSSPGKQTTSLVNGLFRADSFGQILQTEFNSLVWWDLRNGQDPGNNNSPLLYGWRQYGDYGFVNGTVDRYPTFFVSKLLKLFTRAGDRIVKASTDYTLLTAYATKRTTGTLSLLVINKSSSAALNSSLSLTGYSPATNALVYSYGIPQDEAARAGIGSTDIAQSNFTAVGTNFTFNFPPYSVTVISLQPGAPRLVPVSMQPDGEFALQLRGEPGATYAIQMSTDLTAWSPMTTNTLTGPTFNFTDSQAANSQQRFYRAIWVP; from the coding sequence ATGTATCCAACGAACTTTACAGGTGCCATCGCCCGCGCCTGCCCAGGGCTCCTGCTGGCATGCGTAGCGGGCGCCGTCCTGGCACAGGAGGACCTGATCGTTTACGACGACGCTCTTGAAAACGGCTGGCAAAGTTACGGCTGGGCCACGCTCAATTACACGAACACTTCGACCGTCCACACCGGCAGTGATTCCGTCAGTGTGGCGACCGCGAACTATTCAGCGCTCTATCTGCACCACGACGCCTTCGACACCGGCCTGTACACCAATCTGACGTTCTGGATTCACGGCGGTCCAACCGGCGGTCAGTCTTTGAAAGTGCAGGCTTTGCTGAACGGCCAGGCCGGGACCGCCGTTAACCTTCCGTTACTCCCGGCCAACGCGTGGCGATTCACGACCATTTCCCTCTCCTCCCTGGGCGTCGCCAACAAGCCGAACATGGACGGTTTCTGGATTCAGAGCACGGTCAACGGCGCGCAACCCGCCTTTTACGTGGATGATATCAAGCTGACAGCCATCCCGCCGCCCGTGGTGGTTCATCTCAACGTCAATTCAACGCAAACGGTCCGTGTGGTTGACTCGCGCCTGTTCGCCGTCAACGCGGCTGTGTGGGACTCGTCGTTTGACACACCGACAACTGCGTCGTGGTTGACGGAGATGGGAAATCAGGCGTTGCGGTTCCCTGGCGGCTCATTGTCGGACGAGTATCACTGGCAATCGAACACCACAGGCACAAACACCGGGATGTGGGCGACGTCGTTCGACAGGTTCGCCCACATCGCGACGAACACCGGCGCGCAGGTGTTCATCACCGTCAACTACGGCACCGGCACGCCGCAGGAAGCGACAAATTGGGTCCGATACGCGAACAGCGCGAAGAAATACCAATTCAAGCTCTGGGAAATCGGTAATGAAAACTATGGCACCTGGGAAACGGATTCCAATTCATTCCCACACGATCCGTTCACCTACGCCAGCCGGGCAAAGGATTACATTACGCAAATGAAAGCCGCAGACCCGACGATCCATGTGGGTGTCGTCGCTGTCACCGGCGAAGACAATTACTCAAACGGTTACACGAACCACGCCGCGACAAACCCGCGCACCGGCGCGGAGCACAATGGCTGGACCCCCGTAATGTTGACGACGTTGAAAAGCCTGGGCGTGACCCCAGACTTTGTCATCTACCACAAATACGCGCAAAACCCGGGCAGCGAGAGTGATGCCGCCTTGCTGCAATCGTCGCGAACCTGGACCAGTGATGCGGCCGATTTGCGGCAGCAGTTGGCCGACTACCTTGGCGGCGCGGCAACCAACGTCGAACTCATCTGTACCGAGAACAATTCCGTGTCGTCCAGCCCCGGCAAGCAAACCACGAGCCTCGTCAACGGCCTGTTCCGCGCCGACAGCTTCGGTCAGATTCTGCAAACGGAGTTCAATTCACTGGTCTGGTGGGACCTGCGCAACGGCCAGGACCCCGGCAACAACAACTCCCCGTTGCTCTACGGGTGGCGGCAATACGGCGACTACGGCTTCGTCAACGGCACGGTTGACCGCTATCCGACATTCTTTGTCAGCAAACTGCTGAAACTGTTCACGCGCGCGGGCGACAGGATCGTCAAGGCTTCAACGGATTATACGCTGCTGACCGCCTATGCTACGAAACGGACCACGGGGACGCTTTCACTGCTCGTCATCAACAAGAGCTCGTCGGCTGCGCTCAATTCCAGCCTTTCGCTGACCGGTTATTCGCCAGCCACCAACGCCCTCGTGTATTCGTATGGCATTCCACAAGACGAGGCGGCGCGTGCGGGCATCGGTTCGACCGACATCGCACAATCGAATTTCACTGCCGTGGGCACAAACTTCACCTTCAACTTCCCGCCCTATTCGGTCACGGTAATCTCTTTGCAACCCGGCGCCCCGCGCCTGGTGCCGGTCTCGATGCAGCCCGACGGCGAGTTCGCATTGCAACTCCGGGGCGAACCCGGCGCAACCTATGCGATTCAGATGTCAACCGATTTGACGGCTTGGTCGCCCATGACAACCAATACGCTGACGGGCCCCACGTTCAATTTTACCGATTCGCAGGCGGCAAACTCGCAGCAGCGTTTCTACCGCGCCATCTGGGTTCCGTAG